A stretch of the Engraulis encrasicolus isolate BLACKSEA-1 chromosome 19, IST_EnEncr_1.0, whole genome shotgun sequence genome encodes the following:
- the LOC134470047 gene encoding uncharacterized protein LOC134470047, producing the protein MSTLIICIASDRFGIKDQHATKTSTAPIPNRREKKISQLRKELRILRSQYKKANDDEKAALAELRGMLREKLLTLRRAEWHRKRGKERARKRSAFIANPFGFARKLLGEKRSGQLSCPKEDINRHISYTYSDSMRDQDLGHCDVLVCPPEPSTLFDISAPTLKEVKEVIKASRAASAPGPSGVPYKVFKQCPRLLERLWKIFRVIWKKGKVPHQWNYAEGVWIPKVENAKDIEEFRSISLLSAECKAFFKIVSNRLMRYLLKNSYIDTSVQKGGVPGVPGCIEHTGVVTQLIREARESRGDLAVLWLDLANAYGSIPHKLVELSLCKYHVPEKVRHLILDYYDHFSLRVSSGATTSDWHRLEKGIITGCTISVSLFALAMNMLVKSAEVECRGPLSRSGTRQPPIRAFMDDLTVTTTSVPGCRWLLQGLDRLISWARMSFKPGKSRSLVLRKGKVTDRFRFRLGDTTIPSVSEKPVKSLGKLFTGDLKDTRARQTASDDLNQWLSAVDKSGLPGKFKAWIYQHNILPRLLWPLLMYEIPVTTVESFERKISQHLRRWLGLPRSLSSIALFGHGTKLQLPFSSVTEEFKVARAREVLLYRDSSDGKVSSAGVEVRTGRKWRAHDAVERAEARLRHSTLVGTVATGRAGLGSIPKPCFSKAKGKERRKLIQEEVRAEVEEARLSRVVGMSKQGAWTKWEHVTNRKITWTELWKAEPHHFKFLVQSVYDVLPSPANLFTWGLTNSPVCQLCQKRGSLEHILSCCSKALGDGRYRWRHDQVLRAIADTICTGISVSKGQQPTKSAIAFVRAGEKPQPSKKTQGGLLTTARDWQLLVDLGRQLRFPDNIASTTLRPDMVLTSTSSRQVVLLELTVPWEDRMEEAQERKRAKYADLVAECRRNGWSARCEPIEVGCRGFAGRSLHRVLGLLGIRGLHRRRATKNILEAAERASRWLWLRRGEAWRSALPGHKSGN; encoded by the coding sequence ATGAGCACACTCATAATATGCATCGCATCAGACAGGTTTGGCATCAAGGACCAACATGCCACCAAGACTTCAACAGCACCAATTCCAAACCGGCGTGAGAAGAAGATCTCTCAACTCAGAAAGGAGCTGAGGATATTAAGGAGCCAGTACAAGAAGGCTAACGACGATGAGAAGGCAGCTTTGGCAGAGCTGAGGGGTATGCTAAGGGAGAAGCTACTCACCCTTCGCCGGGCAGAATGGCACAGGAAGAGGGGCAAAGAGAGGGCTCGCAAGCGCAGTGCCTTCATTGCAAACCCATTTGGTTTTGCAAGGAAACTGCTGGGAGAGAAACGCAGTGGTCAGCTCTCGTGTCCAAAGGAAGACATCAACCGCCACATAAGTTACACCTACAGCGACAGCATGAGAGACCAAGACCTCGGCCACTGTGATGTCCTAGTATGCCCCCCCGAACCCAGCACCCTGTTTGACATCAGCGCACCTACCCTGAAGGAAGTCAAAGAAGTCATCAAAGCTTCCagagcagcatcagcaccaggccCAAGTGGGGTTCCATACAAGGTCTTCAAGCAGTGTCCCCGCCTGCTGGAGCGCCTATGGAAGATCTTCAGAGTGATCTGGAAGAAAGGGAAGGTACCCCATCAGTGGAACTATGCAGAAGGAGTATGGATCCCCAAGGTGGAGAACGCCAAGGACATCGAGGAGTTCAGGTCAATCTCCCTTCTCAGCGCAGAGTGCAAGGCCTTCTTCAAGATCGTTTCCAATCGCCTCATGAGATATCTGCTCAAGAACTCCTACATCGATACCTCGGTGCAGAAAGGAGGAGTCCCAGGAGTCCCAGGGTGCATCGAGCACACCGGTGTAGTGACCCAGCTGATTCGTGAGGCGAGAGAGAGCAGGGGCGATCTGGCAGTACTGTGGCTGGACCTTGCCAATGCTTACGGGTCTATTCCACACAAGCTGGTGGAATTATCCCTGTGTAAGTACCATGTCCCAGAGAAAGTGCGCCATCTCATCCTCGACTACTACGACCATTTTAGTCTGAGGGTGTCTTCTGGGGCAACAACATCAGATTGGCATCGTCTGGAAAAAGGAATCATCACTGGCTGCAcgatctctgtgtctctgtttgccCTCGCCATGAACATGCTCGTGAAGTCAGCAGAAGTGGAGTGTCGAGGACCACTGTCAAGATCTGGTACCCGGCAGCCACCGATAAGAGCATTCATGGATGATCTCACGGTAACCACAACATCAGTGCCTGGATGCAGATGGCTCCTGCAAGGTCTGGACCGACTCATCTCTTGGGCAAGAATGAGTTTCAAGCCTGGGAAGTCCAGGTCCCTGGTCTTGAGGAAAGGGAAGGTGACGGACCGCTTCCGATTCAGGCTGGGAGATACCACCATCCCATCTGTATCCGAGAAACCAGTGAAGAGCCTTGGAAAGCTCTTCACTGGCGATCTGAAGGACACCAGGGCACGCCAGACCGCCAGTGATGACCTCAACCAGTGGCTCTCAGCGGTAGACAAGAGTGGGCTTCCCGGGAAGTTCAAGGCCTGGATCTACCAGCACAACATCTTGCCTCGTCTCCTTTGGCCACTGCTAATGTATGAAATCCCAGTCACAACCGTGGAGAGCTTTGAGCGAAAGATCAGCCAGCACCTGCGCAGGTGGCTGGGCCTGCCACGTAGTCTGAGCAGTATAGCACTGTTTGGACATGGGACTAAGCTCCAGCTTCCGTTCAGCAGTGTCACCGAGGAGTTCAAGGTCGCCCGAGCCAGAGAGGTCCTGCTTTACAGAGACTCCTCTGATGGGAAGGTATCCTCAGCAGGGGTGGAGGTTCGCACAGGAAGGAAGTGGCGAGCCCATGATGCAGTGGAGAGAGCAGAGGCAAGGCTGCGGCACAGTACCTTAGTAGGCACTGTGGCCACAGGGCGCGCAGGGCTGGGCAGCATCCCGAAGCCTTGCTTCAGCAAAgccaaaggaaaggaaaggcggAAGCTCATACAGGAGGAGGTTCGGGCAGAGGTGGAAGAGGCTCGCCTCAGCAGAGTGGTGGGCATGAGCAAGCAGGGGGCTTGGACCAAGTGGGAGCATGTCACGAACCGCAAGATCACATGGACTGAGCTGTGGAAGGCGGAGCCACACCATTTCAAGTTTCTTGTCCAGTCGGTTTACGACGTACTTCCAAGCCCTGCTAACTTGTTTACCTGGGGCCTGACAAACTCGCCGGTGTGTCAGCTCTGCCAGAAGAGAGGATCTTTAGAACACATCCTCAGCTGTTGCTCAAAGGCCTTGGGAGATGGCAGATATCGTTGGCGCCACGACCAAGTCCTGCGGGCAATAGCAGACACCATTTGCACCGGCATCAGTGTCAGCAAGGGGCAACAACCAACCAAGAGCGCAATTGCTTTCGTCCGAGCAGGCGAGAAACCTCAACCCTCCAAGAAGACCCAAGGGGGCCTGCTCACTACAGCAAGGGACTGGCAGCTCTTGGTTGATCTGGGGAGACAGTTGCGATTCCCAGACAACATCGCATCTACGACACTCCGCCCTGATATGGTGTTGACGTCTACGTCCAGCAGGCAGGTGGTGCTCCTTGAGCTAACAGTTCCCTGGGAGGACCGAATGGAGGAAgctcaggagaggaagagagcaaaatATGCGGATCTTGTGGCTGAGTGCCGGAGGAATGGTTGGAGTGCCCGCTGCGAGCCAATAGAGGTGGGTTGCAGAGGCTTCGCGGGCAGATCCCTACACCGTGTCCTTGGGCTCCTTGGAATTCGCGGACTGCACAGGAGAAGAGCCACCAAGAACATCTTGGAAGCAGCAGAGAGGGCTTCACGGTGGCTCTGGTTGAGGAGGGGTGAGGCGTGGCGTAGTGCGCTACCTGGACACAAGTCGGGGAActga